The Blautia pseudococcoides genome segment TGCGGTAACGGAAACAGAAGAGGATAATGCCGTTCTGGTAGAGTTGAAAGTGGCTCCGGCAGACATGGGCAAAGTCATCGGCCGTCAGGGTAGAATTGCCAAGGCAATCCGTACCGTAGTGAAAGCTGCATCTTCCAAAAGCGACAAGAAAGTAGTCGTAGATATTTTACAATAACTGAACCGGCCGCCAAAAGGCGGAAGTCCGGCGCAGGTGAGGAATACGGCGGATTTTATCCGTTCTGTGTAAGCGGGAGCTGTCGCGGTAAATTTTACTGCACCAGCCCCCTTTTTTTCATTACAAAGGAAAATGACCGCAGCTGGCTGTGTCCGGCGTGAGAGTCTGGCTGTATGGATGCTTTATTTTGATAACGTGATATCTTTATAATAGGAAGGAATTCGATGATGGAAGACTTATTACAGGCAGGTGTGATCACCACAACCCACGGGATCCGGGGGGAAGTTAAGGTGTTTCCCACCACTGATGATGTGCATAGATTTGAG includes the following:
- a CDS encoding KH domain-containing protein, with product MKELVEVIAKSLVDYPDEVAVTETEEDNAVLVELKVAPADMGKVIGRQGRIAKAIRTVVKAASSKSDKKVVVDILQ